The following are encoded together in the Rhizobium tumorigenes genome:
- a CDS encoding lytic transglycosylase domain-containing protein — translation MNKSILVVSATGLAIAWGCLAAGLPMESVPDPAQQPQTSVAMAIPNDPLITGSIPRASNIAPASADLKAGLDSLSNRKPLQAIAVRNGMARGTLDRHILTWAIATSGQTGIPSAEIASASQELAGWPGLASLRGFSERAIYNENPPTAEVLAAFGDTAPETPEGAFVLSKALIAVGKPAQAAAYIRNVWRNQTLDAPLEDKYLAAFGGLLSPADHKARMDLLLYRSKTAQAQRFGDLGKAQSLYTAWAAVNDRSPKAASLLANISPQWKSDPAYLFMRVEFERRKENYDAAAALLAQMPRDRSLLIDASQWWDEQRIVSRGLVDEGNYKAAYRIADDNVAVTPVDVGEAEFHAGWYALRGLKDPATAATHFRKILGVSNGPISVSRAWYWLGRAAEAGGPGKASDFYAKAAALPSTFYGQLAAKKLGRQMLDVTYPSPSPEDRQRFQSREAVLAIARLEAAGNGWRADSLYRALAQQLQSPGEIALLAASAEQSGNHQLSLQVGKIAYGRGVDVAALAFPIGVIPDDANIAGSGKAMAYAIARQESAFNPQAVSSADARGLLQLLPKTAKAVAGRHGIVYSADRLTKDAGYNATLGSHYLGEQIDAFGGSYILTFVAYNAGPKKVPEWISRYGDPRGKSMDEVVDWIERIPFPETRNYVQRVMENYEVYKARLGQKSDIEQDLIHGRG, via the coding sequence ATGAACAAATCGATCCTGGTCGTGTCCGCCACAGGCCTTGCCATTGCCTGGGGCTGCCTTGCGGCCGGGCTGCCGATGGAAAGCGTCCCTGATCCGGCCCAGCAACCGCAGACTTCAGTCGCCATGGCAATTCCGAACGATCCGCTGATCACCGGCTCAATTCCACGCGCTTCCAACATTGCGCCTGCCAGCGCCGATCTTAAGGCCGGCCTCGACTCGCTGTCGAACCGGAAGCCTCTGCAGGCCATTGCCGTTCGCAACGGCATGGCGCGCGGAACGCTGGACCGCCACATCCTCACCTGGGCCATCGCCACGTCAGGACAGACCGGAATACCGTCCGCAGAAATTGCTTCCGCCTCGCAAGAACTTGCCGGCTGGCCGGGGCTCGCCAGTCTGCGTGGCTTCTCCGAGCGGGCGATCTACAACGAGAACCCGCCAACGGCCGAGGTGCTCGCCGCGTTCGGAGACACCGCACCGGAAACGCCGGAAGGTGCATTCGTGCTGTCAAAGGCCCTCATTGCCGTCGGAAAGCCCGCCCAGGCCGCCGCCTATATCCGCAACGTCTGGCGAAACCAGACGCTGGACGCACCGCTCGAGGACAAATATCTGGCAGCTTTCGGCGGCCTGCTCAGCCCCGCCGACCACAAGGCACGCATGGATCTTCTGCTCTACCGGAGCAAGACAGCGCAGGCGCAGCGTTTTGGGGATCTCGGCAAGGCGCAATCGCTTTATACTGCGTGGGCAGCTGTCAATGATCGAAGCCCCAAGGCTGCGAGCCTGCTTGCCAACATCTCACCGCAGTGGAAAAGCGATCCGGCATACTTGTTCATGCGGGTTGAATTTGAGCGGCGCAAGGAAAACTACGACGCTGCTGCAGCCCTGTTGGCCCAAATGCCGCGCGATCGCAGCCTGTTGATCGACGCGAGCCAGTGGTGGGACGAGCAGCGAATCGTCAGCCGCGGCCTTGTCGACGAAGGTAACTACAAGGCGGCATACAGAATTGCCGACGACAACGTCGCCGTCACCCCGGTCGATGTCGGCGAAGCGGAGTTTCATGCAGGCTGGTATGCGCTGCGCGGCCTGAAGGATCCCGCCACGGCAGCAACGCATTTTCGCAAGATCCTCGGCGTGTCGAACGGACCGATCTCCGTCTCTCGCGCCTGGTATTGGCTCGGACGTGCGGCAGAAGCCGGCGGCCCAGGCAAGGCCAGTGATTTTTATGCCAAGGCCGCCGCCCTTCCGAGCACGTTCTACGGACAGCTCGCCGCAAAAAAGCTCGGACGGCAGATGCTGGACGTGACCTACCCCTCGCCTTCGCCGGAAGACCGGCAGCGCTTTCAATCACGCGAAGCGGTGCTGGCAATCGCGCGCCTTGAGGCGGCCGGCAATGGCTGGCGCGCCGACAGTCTCTATCGCGCGCTCGCACAGCAACTGCAAAGCCCGGGCGAAATCGCCCTGCTTGCGGCCAGCGCCGAGCAGTCCGGCAATCACCAACTGTCGCTGCAGGTCGGCAAGATCGCCTATGGGCGCGGCGTCGATGTCGCAGCGCTTGCCTTTCCGATCGGCGTCATTCCCGACGATGCCAATATCGCCGGCTCGGGAAAAGCCATGGCTTATGCCATCGCCCGGCAGGAAAGCGCCTTCAATCCGCAGGCCGTCTCGTCCGCAGATGCCCGTGGACTGCTGCAATTGCTACCGAAGACCGCCAAGGCTGTGGCCGGTCGCCACGGAATCGTCTACTCCGCCGACCGGCTGACGAAAGATGCCGGCTACAATGCAACGCTCGGCTCGCATTATCTCGGCGAGCAGATAGATGCATTCGGCGGATCCTATATCCTGACCTTCGTCGCCTATAATGCCGGTCCGAAAAAAGTGCCCGAGTGGATCAGCCGCTACGGCGACCCGCGCGGCAAGTCGATGGACGAAGTCGTCGACTGGATCGAGCGCATTCCCTTTCCGGAAACCCGCAATTATGTGCAGAGGGTGATGGAAAACTATGAGGTCTACAAGGCTCGGCTTGGACAAAAGAGCGATATCGAACAGGACCTTATCCACGGACGCGGCTGA
- the dapA gene encoding 4-hydroxy-tetrahydrodipicolinate synthase produces the protein MFRGSIPALVTPFTAAGAVDEASFAAHVEWQITEGSSGLVPVGTTGESPTLSHAEHKRVVELCIEVAAKRVPVMAGAGSNNTREAIELAQHAEKVGANAVLVVTPYYNKPTQKGLYAHFSAIAEAVKLPIYIYNIPGRSVVDMTPETMGSLAKAYGNIVGVKDATGKIERVSEQRITCGNDFHQLSGEDATALGFNAHGGVGCISVTANVAPRLCSELQKATLAGDYKAALSIQDRLMPLHKAIFLEPGLCGAKYGLSRLERMSRHVRSPLLSTLEPGTEAEIDAAMRHAGLLN, from the coding sequence ATGTTCAGGGGATCAATTCCCGCTCTCGTAACGCCCTTCACCGCTGCGGGCGCCGTCGATGAAGCTTCGTTTGCCGCGCACGTAGAATGGCAGATCACCGAGGGGAGCAGCGGACTTGTCCCCGTCGGCACCACCGGCGAATCGCCGACCTTGTCGCATGCCGAGCACAAGCGCGTCGTCGAGCTGTGCATCGAGGTCGCTGCCAAGCGCGTTCCCGTCATGGCAGGCGCTGGATCCAACAATACGCGTGAAGCGATCGAACTGGCACAGCATGCCGAAAAGGTCGGCGCGAATGCGGTCCTGGTCGTCACGCCCTATTACAACAAGCCGACACAGAAAGGGCTCTACGCTCACTTCTCGGCGATTGCGGAGGCTGTGAAGCTACCGATCTACATCTACAATATTCCAGGCCGCTCCGTCGTCGACATGACGCCGGAAACCATGGGCTCGCTGGCAAAGGCGTATGGCAATATTGTTGGCGTCAAGGATGCAACAGGCAAGATCGAGCGGGTTTCCGAGCAGCGCATCACCTGCGGCAATGATTTTCATCAGTTGTCGGGCGAGGATGCCACTGCTCTCGGCTTCAACGCCCATGGTGGGGTCGGGTGCATTTCGGTGACGGCAAACGTCGCTCCACGCCTCTGTTCCGAGTTGCAGAAGGCGACCCTTGCCGGGGATTACAAGGCGGCGCTTTCGATCCAGGACCGGTTGATGCCGCTGCACAAGGCGATCTTTCTCGAGCCCGGTCTTTGCGGTGCCAAATACGGCCTGTCGCGTCTCGAGCGGATGAGCCGCCATGTTCGCTCGCCGCTGCTATCGACGCTGGAGCCGGGCACGGAAGCAGAGATCGATGCTGCCATGCGCCACGCCGGCCTGCTGAATTGA
- the smpB gene encoding SsrA-binding protein SmpB — translation MAPKGSQRVVKKVVADNRKARYNYEILDTYEAGIMLMGTEVKALRDGKANIADSYASDEGGEIWLINSYLPEYLQANRFNHEPRRRRKLLLTAREINRLRVGINREGMTLIPLKIYFNDQGRAKLELALAKGKKLHDKRQTEKERDWNRQKTRILKDNG, via the coding sequence ATGGCACCCAAAGGCAGCCAACGCGTCGTCAAGAAAGTTGTCGCCGATAACCGCAAGGCCCGCTACAACTACGAAATCCTCGACACCTATGAAGCCGGCATCATGCTCATGGGGACCGAGGTGAAGGCTTTGCGCGACGGCAAGGCAAATATCGCCGACAGCTACGCCTCGGACGAAGGCGGCGAGATCTGGCTGATCAATTCCTATCTGCCGGAATATCTGCAGGCCAATCGCTTCAATCACGAGCCCCGCCGTCGCCGCAAGCTGCTGCTGACCGCCCGCGAGATCAACAGGCTTCGCGTCGGCATCAATCGTGAGGGCATGACCCTCATTCCGCTGAAGATCTATTTTAACGATCAGGGTCGCGCAAAGCTCGAACTGGCTCTCGCCAAGGGCAAGAAGCTGCACGACAAGCGCCAGACGGAAAAAGAACGCGACTGGAACCGCCAGAAGACCCGAATTCTGAAGGACAATGGCTGA
- a CDS encoding DUF3830 family protein — protein sequence MQMVRLTVGDLVFVARFENEKAPETCKAFEALLPFVNQTIHSRWSGEAVWVPLGDFEFGVGFENHTTHPSRGDILLYPGGYSETELLFAYGSSSFASKMGSLAGNHFLTVVEGAEHLPEMGRRVLWNGAQPIRFEPIG from the coding sequence ATGCAGATGGTGAGGCTGACCGTCGGCGATCTGGTGTTCGTCGCGCGATTCGAGAACGAGAAGGCGCCGGAGACCTGCAAGGCATTTGAGGCTTTGCTGCCCTTCGTAAACCAGACGATCCATTCGCGCTGGAGCGGCGAAGCCGTATGGGTTCCGCTCGGCGATTTCGAGTTCGGCGTCGGTTTTGAAAACCACACTACCCATCCGTCACGCGGCGATATCCTGCTTTATCCCGGCGGCTACAGCGAAACGGAGCTGCTTTTCGCCTATGGCAGCTCGTCATTTGCTAGCAAGATGGGCAGTCTTGCCGGAAACCATTTCCTCACCGTTGTCGAAGGTGCCGAGCACTTGCCGGAGATGGGCCGCCGCGTTCTCTGGAATGGCGCGCAGCCGATCCGCTTCGAACCTATCGGCTAA
- a CDS encoding NYN domain-containing protein gives MFDPREKIALFIDGANLYAASKSLGFDIDYRKLLKAFQKRGYLLRAYYYTALIEDQEYSSIRPLIDWLDYNGYKVVTKPAKEFTDSMGRRKIKGNMDIELAIDAMEQSETVDHMVIFSGDGDFTTLVEALQRRGRKVSVISTMATQPPMIADDLRRQADHFIDLVSLKSEIGRDPTERPARLVDASPTAEQEE, from the coding sequence ATGTTTGACCCTCGCGAGAAAATTGCACTCTTCATTGACGGCGCGAATCTGTACGCCGCCTCCAAAAGTCTCGGCTTCGACATCGATTATCGCAAGCTGCTGAAAGCGTTCCAGAAACGCGGCTATCTGTTGCGAGCGTATTATTACACCGCGCTGATTGAGGACCAGGAATACTCCTCCATCCGGCCGCTGATCGACTGGCTCGACTACAATGGCTACAAGGTAGTGACGAAGCCCGCGAAGGAATTCACCGACTCCATGGGGCGCCGCAAGATCAAGGGCAACATGGATATCGAGTTGGCCATCGACGCGATGGAGCAATCCGAGACCGTCGATCACATGGTGATCTTCTCCGGCGACGGCGATTTCACGACGCTTGTGGAAGCACTGCAGCGCCGCGGACGCAAGGTTTCCGTCATCTCGACCATGGCAACCCAGCCGCCTATGATCGCCGACGACCTTCGTCGGCAAGCCGACCACTTCATCGACCTGGTCTCGCTGAAATCCGAGATCGGCAGGGATCCGACCGAACGGCCGGCGCGCCTTGTGGATGCCTCACCGACGGCCGAACAGGAAGAATAG
- the rpoZ gene encoding DNA-directed RNA polymerase subunit omega has protein sequence MARVTVEDCIDKVENRFELVLLASHRARLVSQGAAITIDRDNDKNPVVALREIADETLSPDDLKEDLIHSLQKHVEIDEPEPDPATLAAAGSSSEEDDDKPEAVTFDQMSEEELLAGIEGLVPPEKSDDY, from the coding sequence ATGGCCCGTGTCACCGTAGAAGATTGCATTGATAAGGTAGAGAACCGGTTCGAGCTCGTTTTGCTCGCCAGCCATCGCGCCCGGCTCGTCTCACAGGGTGCTGCGATCACCATCGACCGCGACAATGACAAGAACCCCGTCGTTGCCCTTCGCGAAATCGCCGACGAGACCCTGTCTCCCGACGACCTGAAGGAAGACCTCATCCACTCGCTGCAGAAGCACGTCGAAATCGACGAGCCTGAGCCAGATCCGGCAACGCTTGCGGCCGCTGGTTCGTCCTCCGAGGAAGACGACGACAAGCCGGAAGCCGTGACCTTCGACCAGATGTCGGAAGAAGAACTGCTTGCCGGCATCGAAGGTCTGGTACCGCCGGAAAAGAGCGACGATTACTGA
- a CDS encoding RelA/SpoT family protein produces MMRQYELVERVQKYKPDANEALLNKAYVYAMQKHGQQKRASGDPYISHPLEVAAILTDMHLDESTIAVALLHDTIEDTTATRAEIDELFGEDIGRLVEGLTKIKKLDLVTRKAKQAENLRKLLLAISDDVRVLLVKLADRLHNMRTLDHMPADKRARISEETMDIYAPLAGRMGMQDMREELEELSFRHINPEAHDTVTKRLEELSQRNEGLVKKIETELRDLLVANGLDNAVAKGRQKKPYSVFRKMQSKSLSFEQLSDVYGFRIIVDDLPACYRALGIVHTRWRVVPGRFKDYISTPKQNDYRSLHTTIVGPSSQRIELQIRTRRMNEIAEYGIAAHALYKDQNAAEGDLLSRESNAYSWLRRTIEALAEGDSPEEFLEHTKLELFQDQVFCFTPKGKLIALPRGATPIDFAYAVHTNIGDTTVGAKINGRIMPLVTRLANGDEVEIIRSGVQVPPAAWEEIVVTGKARAAIRRATRMAIRKQYAGLGHRILERTFERAGKIFTRDALKPALHRLGQKDVEDAIAAVGRGEMSSLDVLRAVYPDHQDERVTVKPAGDEGWFNVRSGAGMIFKIPGQSKVADLANAGIDDLETLPIRGLAADVAVHFAPTGAVPGDRIVGILEKGRGITIYPIQSPVLQRFDDQPECWIDVRWDLDEANKSRFAARVLINALNEPGSLAKISQTVADIDVNIRIFNTVRVAADFTEMALDVEVWDLRQLNQMLLQLKDLDCIATVKRLYE; encoded by the coding sequence ATGATGCGGCAATACGAGCTTGTAGAGCGAGTTCAGAAGTACAAGCCCGATGCCAACGAAGCGCTTTTGAACAAAGCCTATGTCTATGCGATGCAAAAGCATGGACAGCAGAAGCGCGCCAGCGGCGATCCCTATATTTCCCATCCGCTGGAAGTCGCTGCGATTCTGACGGATATGCATCTCGACGAATCGACTATCGCAGTCGCCCTCCTGCACGATACCATCGAAGACACGACGGCAACGCGGGCCGAAATCGACGAGCTTTTCGGTGAGGATATCGGCCGGCTGGTTGAGGGACTGACGAAGATCAAGAAGCTTGATCTCGTTACCCGCAAGGCAAAGCAGGCTGAAAACCTGCGCAAGCTGCTACTCGCCATCTCCGACGATGTTCGCGTGCTGCTCGTGAAACTCGCCGACCGCTTGCACAACATGCGCACGCTCGACCACATGCCGGCAGACAAGCGCGCCCGCATCTCGGAAGAGACTATGGATATCTATGCGCCGCTTGCCGGGCGAATGGGTATGCAGGACATGCGCGAGGAACTCGAGGAACTGTCCTTCCGCCATATCAACCCGGAAGCGCACGACACAGTCACCAAACGCCTCGAGGAGTTGTCGCAACGCAACGAGGGGCTGGTCAAGAAGATCGAGACCGAGCTCCGCGATCTCCTGGTCGCCAACGGCCTCGATAACGCCGTCGCCAAGGGCCGGCAAAAGAAACCCTATTCCGTCTTCAGAAAGATGCAGTCGAAATCCCTGTCGTTCGAGCAACTGTCGGATGTCTATGGCTTTCGTATCATCGTCGACGATCTGCCTGCCTGCTACCGGGCGCTCGGCATCGTCCACACGCGCTGGCGCGTTGTCCCAGGTCGTTTCAAGGATTACATCTCCACGCCCAAGCAGAACGACTACCGTTCGCTTCACACGACCATCGTCGGTCCGTCGAGCCAGCGCATCGAGCTGCAGATCCGCACCCGGCGCATGAACGAGATCGCTGAATACGGTATCGCAGCGCACGCACTCTACAAGGATCAGAACGCGGCGGAAGGCGATCTGCTGTCCCGCGAAAGCAACGCCTATTCCTGGCTGCGCCGCACTATCGAGGCATTGGCCGAAGGTGACAGTCCGGAGGAGTTTCTCGAGCATACCAAGCTCGAGCTTTTCCAGGACCAGGTTTTCTGTTTCACTCCGAAGGGCAAGCTGATCGCGCTGCCGCGCGGCGCCACGCCTATCGACTTTGCCTATGCTGTGCATACCAACATCGGCGATACAACGGTCGGTGCCAAGATCAACGGCCGGATCATGCCGCTCGTCACCCGGCTTGCAAACGGCGACGAGGTCGAGATCATTCGCTCCGGCGTTCAGGTGCCGCCTGCCGCATGGGAAGAGATCGTCGTTACCGGCAAGGCGCGCGCAGCGATCCGTCGCGCCACCCGCATGGCCATCCGCAAGCAATATGCCGGCCTCGGCCACCGCATACTGGAGCGTACCTTCGAGCGCGCCGGCAAGATATTTACCCGCGACGCCCTCAAACCGGCGCTGCACCGGCTCGGCCAGAAGGATGTAGAGGATGCCATTGCTGCCGTCGGGCGAGGGGAGATGTCGTCGCTGGATGTGCTGCGCGCGGTTTATCCGGATCACCAGGACGAACGGGTCACGGTAAAGCCTGCCGGCGACGAGGGCTGGTTCAACGTCAGGAGCGGCGCCGGCATGATCTTCAAGATCCCGGGCCAGAGCAAGGTCGCGGATCTCGCCAATGCCGGCATTGACGACCTCGAAACCCTGCCGATCCGGGGACTGGCAGCCGATGTGGCCGTGCATTTTGCGCCGACAGGTGCTGTGCCCGGTGACCGTATCGTTGGCATCCTGGAAAAGGGCCGGGGGATCACAATCTACCCAATCCAGTCGCCAGTGCTGCAACGCTTCGACGACCAGCCGGAATGCTGGATAGACGTGCGCTGGGACCTCGACGAGGCCAACAAGTCGCGGTTCGCCGCCCGCGTGTTGATCAATGCTCTCAATGAACCCGGAAGCCTTGCGAAGATCTCGCAAACCGTCGCCGACATCGATGTCAACATCCGCATCTTCAATACCGTGCGCGTTGCAGCCGATTTCACCGAGATGGCGCTCGATGTCGAAGTCTGGGACCTGCGCCAGTTGAACCAGATGCTGCTGCAGCTGAAAGACCTCGACTGCATTGCCACGGTTAAGCGGCTTTATGAATAA
- a CDS encoding DUF3563 family protein, with product MFGPFKKFARALRVPSVEEREMAYLNGSNDRFDLEYRQRQVDRGAFRNR from the coding sequence ATGTTTGGTCCCTTCAAGAAATTCGCCCGCGCCCTTCGCGTTCCTAGTGTTGAAGAACGCGAAATGGCTTACCTCAACGGTTCGAACGACCGCTTTGATCTTGAGTATCGTCAGCGTCAGGTCGATCGTGGTGCATTCCGCAACCGTTAA
- a CDS encoding DUF2062 domain-containing protein — translation MLFRRRKPQKLTEKLRDMVWPRKGFMRPVRYFQRRIVRLSASPHAIAAGFTAGILVSWTPVIGVHIVIAFVLAYIVRGNLLAATLGCLAAGNPFTYPFIWAITWEIGHLILGRDSGNQGGSIDLPALFHQLDVWQLWDVVLKPMLIGAIPPAIVSGVIVYSITFYGVRGFQRRRKARLMERARDRVTLAVENASSV, via the coding sequence ATGTTATTTCGCCGAAGAAAACCACAGAAACTGACTGAAAAGCTGCGCGATATGGTCTGGCCCCGCAAGGGTTTCATGCGTCCTGTCCGCTACTTCCAGAGGCGCATCGTACGCCTCAGTGCTTCGCCGCACGCGATTGCGGCTGGTTTTACCGCCGGCATCCTCGTTTCATGGACGCCCGTGATCGGTGTCCATATCGTCATCGCTTTCGTGCTGGCTTATATCGTTCGCGGCAACCTGCTCGCGGCGACGCTCGGCTGCCTTGCGGCCGGAAATCCTTTTACCTACCCGTTCATTTGGGCCATCACCTGGGAGATCGGGCATCTCATCCTCGGGCGAGACAGTGGCAACCAGGGTGGGTCCATCGACCTCCCGGCGCTGTTCCACCAGCTCGACGTCTGGCAATTGTGGGATGTCGTCCTGAAGCCGATGCTGATTGGCGCCATTCCCCCTGCAATCGTCTCTGGCGTCATCGTCTACAGCATCACGTTCTACGGTGTCCGGGGCTTTCAGCGCCGCCGCAAGGCACGCCTCATGGAGCGCGCCCGCGACCGCGTCACGCTTGCAGTCGAGAATGCATCCAGCGTCTAG
- the acpS gene encoding holo-ACP synthase: MIIGIGSDLIDIRRVEKSIERFGERFTGRCFTALERQKSDGRKNRAASYAKRFAAKEACSKALGTGLAQGVFWRDMGVVNLPSGKPTMQLTGGAADRLASMMPPSHKPVIHLTITDDFPLAQAFVIIEAVPVTS; encoded by the coding sequence ATGATCATCGGCATCGGTAGTGATTTGATCGACATCCGTCGCGTCGAAAAATCGATAGAGCGTTTCGGCGAGCGTTTCACCGGGCGTTGCTTTACCGCCCTCGAGCGCCAGAAATCTGACGGCCGAAAGAACCGCGCGGCGTCCTATGCCAAGCGCTTCGCGGCCAAGGAAGCCTGCTCGAAGGCTCTGGGTACGGGGCTTGCCCAAGGCGTCTTCTGGCGTGACATGGGCGTCGTCAATCTTCCAAGCGGCAAGCCGACCATGCAATTGACGGGTGGGGCTGCCGACCGCCTTGCCTCGATGATGCCGCCCAGCCACAAACCCGTGATTCACTTGACAATCACGGATGACTTTCCGCTGGCTCAAGCCTTTGTGATCATCGAGGCTGTGCCCGTGACATCCTGA
- the lepB gene encoding signal peptidase I, which produces MSEKAVKQPNALWENVKVIVQALLLAMVIRTVLFQPFTIPSGSMMPTLLVGDYIFVNKFAYGYSKYSLPFSPNVFSGRIFASEPKRGDVVVFRFPPNPEIDYIKRLVGLPGDRIQVKDDLLYINGQAVPRAPDGSFTSDYKQDPGEDVPVFRETFDNGKTFDTLDQSPVSRGDNTQEFVVPPGHYFMMGDNRDNSLDSRFDVGYVPAENLVGRASVIFFSLGNDTSFREIWKWPSNMRWNRIFKVVQ; this is translated from the coding sequence GTGTCCGAGAAAGCCGTAAAGCAGCCGAATGCCCTGTGGGAAAACGTCAAAGTCATCGTTCAGGCATTGCTCCTGGCAATGGTGATCCGGACGGTGCTTTTCCAGCCCTTCACAATCCCGTCCGGCTCGATGATGCCGACACTTCTGGTTGGCGACTATATCTTCGTCAACAAGTTCGCCTACGGCTATTCGAAGTATTCCTTGCCGTTCTCGCCTAACGTCTTCAGCGGACGGATTTTCGCAAGCGAGCCGAAGCGCGGCGATGTCGTCGTGTTCCGGTTTCCGCCAAATCCCGAGATTGATTACATCAAGCGCCTTGTAGGCTTGCCGGGCGACCGCATCCAGGTCAAGGACGACCTTCTCTATATCAACGGCCAGGCCGTACCGCGCGCGCCGGACGGCAGCTTCACGTCGGATTACAAGCAAGATCCGGGCGAAGACGTTCCGGTATTTCGCGAGACCTTCGACAATGGCAAGACCTTCGACACGCTCGATCAGTCGCCTGTGTCGCGTGGCGACAACACGCAGGAGTTTGTCGTTCCGCCAGGTCACTATTTCATGATGGGCGACAACCGCGACAATTCGCTGGATAGCCGTTTCGACGTCGGTTACGTGCCGGCTGAAAACCTTGTCGGCCGGGCCAGCGTCATCTTCTTCTCGCTGGGCAATGACACCTCCTTCCGTGAAATCTGGAAGTGGCCGAGCAACATGCGCTGGAACCGCATCTTCAAGGTCGTTCAATGA
- the rnc gene encoding ribonuclease III produces MTKLQALSSADRARLEAAIGHEFAEKERLDRALTHASARTEKGANYERLEFLGDRVLGLCIAELLFSTFGKADEGELSVRLNQLVSAETCAQVADEMELHLFIRTGADVKKTTGKRMLNVRADVVESLIAALYLEGGLEVARRFILRYWEGRAIRADGSRRDAKTELQEWAHAKFAVSPVYRIEDRSGPDHDPRFTVTVEVAGTKPETGTDRSKRAAEQVAATKILEREGIWQSSSAGK; encoded by the coding sequence ATGACCAAGCTACAGGCACTTTCGTCGGCCGACCGTGCCAGACTTGAGGCAGCGATTGGCCACGAATTTGCCGAAAAGGAACGCCTCGACCGGGCACTGACGCATGCCAGCGCGCGCACGGAAAAAGGCGCCAACTATGAGCGCCTCGAGTTCCTCGGAGATCGCGTGCTCGGGCTCTGTATCGCCGAACTTCTGTTCAGCACCTTCGGCAAGGCGGACGAGGGAGAATTGTCGGTTCGCCTCAATCAGCTTGTCAGCGCGGAGACCTGCGCGCAGGTGGCCGACGAGATGGAATTGCATCTCTTCATTCGCACCGGTGCCGACGTCAAGAAAACGACGGGTAAGCGGATGCTCAATGTTCGCGCCGACGTCGTCGAAAGCCTGATTGCCGCGCTCTATCTCGAGGGTGGCCTGGAGGTGGCGCGTAGGTTCATTTTGCGCTATTGGGAGGGGCGGGCCATTCGCGCCGATGGCTCCCGGCGCGATGCCAAGACAGAATTGCAGGAATGGGCCCACGCAAAGTTTGCCGTCAGTCCGGTTTACCGGATTGAAGACCGCAGCGGACCGGATCATGATCCCCGCTTCACGGTGACGGTGGAGGTTGCGGGAACAAAGCCTGAGACTGGGACAGATCGCTCCAAGCGCGCCGCCGAACAGGTGGCCGCGACCAAGATTCTGGAGCGCGAAGGCATATGGCAGAGTTCGTCTGCCGGAAAATGA